A single window of Mycolicibacterium aurum DNA harbors:
- a CDS encoding acyl-CoA dehydrogenase family protein, translated as MTNGFVETEEQQALRKAVSAMAADYGQDYYLEKARAGQHTDELWSEAGKLGFIGVNLPEEYGGGGAGMYELSLVMEEMAAAGSSLLMMVVSPAINGTIISKFGTEDQKRRWIPGIADGSLTMAFAITEPDAGSNSHRITTTARRDGSDWILSGQKVYISGVDQAQAILVVGRTEEAKTGNLRPALFVVPTDAPGLTYTKIPMEIISPEFQFQVFLDEVRLPADALVGTEDAAIAQLFAGLNPERIMGAANAVGVGRFALDKAVDYVKTRQVWKTPIGAHQGLSHPLAQNHIEIELAKLMMQKAAALYDGGDDAGSAEAANMAKYAAGEASVRAVDQAVQSLGGNGLTQEYGVAAMLTASRLARIAPVSREMILNFVAQTSLGLPRSY; from the coding sequence ATGACCAACGGCTTCGTCGAGACCGAAGAACAGCAGGCACTGCGCAAGGCGGTGTCCGCGATGGCCGCCGACTACGGGCAGGACTACTACCTGGAGAAGGCCCGCGCCGGACAGCACACCGACGAACTCTGGTCCGAGGCAGGCAAACTCGGCTTCATCGGAGTGAACCTGCCCGAAGAGTACGGCGGTGGCGGGGCCGGGATGTACGAGCTGAGCCTGGTCATGGAGGAAATGGCCGCCGCAGGCTCGTCGCTGTTGATGATGGTCGTGTCGCCGGCGATCAACGGCACGATCATCTCCAAATTCGGCACCGAGGACCAGAAGAGGCGCTGGATTCCCGGCATCGCCGACGGGTCGTTGACGATGGCGTTCGCGATCACCGAGCCCGACGCCGGTTCGAACTCGCACAGGATCACCACGACCGCCCGGCGGGACGGCAGCGACTGGATCCTGTCCGGGCAGAAGGTCTACATCTCGGGTGTCGATCAGGCTCAGGCCATCCTTGTCGTCGGACGGACGGAGGAGGCCAAGACGGGAAACCTGCGGCCGGCCCTGTTCGTGGTGCCCACCGACGCACCGGGTTTGACCTACACGAAGATCCCGATGGAGATCATCAGCCCCGAGTTCCAGTTCCAGGTGTTTCTCGACGAGGTGCGCCTGCCCGCCGATGCTCTCGTGGGCACCGAGGATGCCGCCATCGCCCAGTTGTTCGCGGGGCTGAACCCGGAGCGCATCATGGGCGCGGCCAACGCGGTGGGTGTGGGACGCTTCGCACTGGACAAGGCCGTCGACTACGTCAAGACCCGCCAGGTGTGGAAGACGCCGATCGGCGCACACCAGGGACTGTCGCACCCGTTGGCGCAGAACCACATCGAGATCGAACTGGCCAAGCTGATGATGCAGAAGGCCGCGGCCCTGTACGACGGCGGCGACGACGCGGGTTCGGCGGAAGCCGCGAACATGGCCAAGTATGCGGCGGGCGAAGCATCGGTGCGGGCCGTCGACCAGGCGGTGCAATCGCTGGGCGGCAACGGATTGACGCAGGAGTACGGCGTCGCCGCGATGCTGACGGCGTCGCGGCTGGCCCGCATCGCCCCGGTGAGCCGCGAGATGATCCTCAACTTCGTGGCACAGACGTCGCTGGGCCTCCCCCGGTCGTACTGA
- a CDS encoding enoyl-CoA hydratase family protein, translating to MSTLVRYERDGAAARLILDSPHNRNALSTALVEQLHDGLTRASADHGVRAVILGHTGGTFCAGADLSEAADRDPTDLAADRARELTRLLRRILELRLPVIAAIDGHVRAGGLGLVGACDIAVAGSSSTFALTEARIGVAPSIISLTLLPKMTARAAGRYFVTGEKFGATEAADIGLVTVATNDVASTVADLTSAIAQASPQGLAASKALTTSALIDDFERRAEKLTQESAALFVSAEAREGMMAFLEKRSPNWIA from the coding sequence ATGAGCACCCTGGTCCGTTACGAGCGCGACGGGGCTGCCGCACGCCTCATCCTGGATTCCCCGCACAACCGCAATGCGCTGTCCACCGCACTGGTCGAGCAGTTGCACGACGGCCTGACCCGGGCGTCTGCCGACCACGGCGTCCGGGCGGTGATTCTCGGCCACACCGGCGGGACGTTCTGCGCGGGCGCCGATCTCAGTGAGGCCGCCGACCGGGACCCGACGGATCTGGCCGCGGACCGGGCCCGTGAGCTGACCCGGCTGTTGCGGCGGATCCTGGAGCTGCGCCTGCCGGTCATCGCCGCGATCGACGGCCATGTCCGCGCGGGTGGGCTGGGTCTGGTCGGTGCGTGCGACATCGCGGTCGCGGGCAGCTCGAGCACCTTCGCGCTCACCGAGGCGCGGATCGGCGTTGCGCCGTCCATCATCTCGCTGACACTGCTGCCGAAGATGACCGCACGCGCCGCGGGCCGCTACTTCGTCACCGGCGAGAAGTTCGGTGCGACCGAGGCCGCGGACATCGGGCTGGTCACCGTCGCCACCAACGACGTGGCGTCGACGGTGGCCGACCTGACGTCGGCAATCGCCCAGGCGTCGCCGCAGGGCCTGGCCGCGTCGAAGGCCCTCACGACATCGGCTCTGATCGACGACTTCGAGCGTCGCGCAGAGAAATTGACGCAGGAGTCGGCCGCCCTGTTCGTCTCTGCCGAGGCGCGCGAGGGAATGATGGCCTTCCTGGAGAAGCGCTCACCCAATTGGATCGCCTGA
- a CDS encoding DUF1707 SHOCT-like domain-containing protein produces MSSPASRSGSIRAADTDRIQVAQLLTDAAASGFIGLTEFENRLSRAYAAQTYEELDRLSADLPGAVTRGRSGPCRPAPSTLLLAILSGFERRGRWNVPRRLTTFALWGGGVVDMRYADFTSPEVEIRSYSIMGGQTILVPPEVNVDVHGVAVMGTFDQSVDDGGSPGAPHVRISGFSLWGSVGVKRKKRKPAN; encoded by the coding sequence ATGAGTAGTCCCGCCTCCCGGAGCGGGTCGATCCGCGCTGCCGATACCGATCGGATCCAGGTGGCGCAGTTGCTCACCGACGCCGCGGCGTCGGGATTCATCGGTCTCACGGAGTTCGAGAACCGCCTGAGCAGGGCGTATGCCGCCCAGACGTATGAGGAACTCGATCGGCTCTCGGCCGATCTGCCCGGCGCTGTGACGCGCGGCCGCAGCGGTCCGTGCCGGCCTGCGCCGTCCACTCTGCTGCTGGCGATACTGAGCGGCTTCGAGCGTCGCGGGCGGTGGAATGTGCCCCGCCGGCTCACGACCTTCGCGCTGTGGGGTGGCGGCGTGGTGGACATGCGCTACGCCGACTTCACCTCACCCGAGGTCGAGATCCGCTCCTACTCGATCATGGGTGGGCAGACCATCCTGGTGCCGCCGGAGGTCAACGTCGACGTTCACGGTGTTGCGGTGATGGGCACCTTCGACCAGAGCGTGGACGATGGCGGCTCTCCCGGCGCACCCCACGTCCGCATCAGCGGGTTCTCGCTGTGGGGCAGCGTCGGCGTCAAGCGCAAGAAGCGCAAGCCCGCCAACTGA
- a CDS encoding VWA domain-containing protein — MVKRFSRYSRYTGGPDPLAPPVDLREALEAIGQDVMEGTSPRRALSEMLRRGTRNLPGADKLAAEANRRRRELLQRNNLDGTLADIKKLLDEAVLAERKELARALDDDARFGELQLESLSPSPAKAVQELSEYDWRSQEAREKYEQIKDLLGREMLDQRFDGMKQALENATDEDRQRVNDMLDDLNDLLDKHQRGEDSSEDFHEFMAKHGQFFPENPKDIDELLDSLAKRAAAAQRFRNSLSEQQRAELDSLAQQAFGSPSLMNALNRLDGHLQAARPGEDWDGSQRFSGDDPLGMGEGAQALADISELEQLAEQLSQSYSGATMDDVDLDMLARQLGDEAAVDARTLADLERALMNQGFLDRGADGQWRLSPKAMRQLGQAALRDVAQQLSGRHGERDTRRAGAAGELTGATRAWQFGDTEPWNVTRTLTNAVLRQAGTGEQAGPIRMTVEDVEISETETRTQAAVALLVDTSFSMVMENRWLPMKRTALALSHLVSTRFRSDALQIVAFGRYARTVTAAELTGLEGVYEQGTNLHHALALATRHLRRHPNAQPVILVVTDGEPTAHLEDFDGDGSSSVFFDYPPHPRTIAHTVRGFDEVARMGAQVTIFRLGSDPGLARFIDQVARRVGGRVVVPDLDGLGAAVVGDYLSAKRRR; from the coding sequence ATGGTTAAACGCTTTTCGCGATACTCCCGCTACACCGGCGGGCCCGACCCGCTGGCTCCGCCCGTCGACCTGCGGGAGGCGCTGGAGGCGATCGGCCAGGACGTCATGGAGGGCACCTCGCCCCGGCGCGCGCTGTCGGAGATGCTGCGGCGCGGTACCCGGAACCTGCCGGGAGCCGACAAGCTCGCCGCCGAGGCGAACCGCCGCAGGCGGGAACTGTTGCAGCGCAACAACCTCGACGGCACGCTGGCCGACATCAAGAAGTTGCTGGACGAGGCGGTGCTCGCCGAACGCAAGGAGCTGGCCCGCGCGCTCGACGACGACGCCCGTTTCGGGGAGCTGCAGCTGGAGTCGCTGTCTCCGTCGCCGGCCAAAGCCGTCCAGGAGTTGTCCGAATACGACTGGCGCTCCCAGGAGGCGCGCGAAAAGTACGAGCAGATCAAGGATCTGCTCGGCCGCGAGATGCTCGATCAACGATTCGACGGCATGAAGCAGGCGCTGGAGAACGCCACCGACGAGGACCGTCAGCGCGTCAACGACATGCTCGACGACCTGAACGACCTACTCGACAAGCATCAAAGAGGAGAGGACTCCTCAGAAGATTTTCACGAGTTTATGGCCAAGCACGGCCAATTTTTCCCGGAGAACCCGAAGGACATCGACGAGCTGCTCGACTCGCTGGCCAAGCGGGCGGCCGCGGCGCAGCGATTCCGCAACAGCCTGAGCGAGCAGCAGCGCGCCGAGCTGGATTCGCTGGCGCAGCAGGCTTTCGGATCGCCGTCGCTGATGAACGCGCTCAATCGACTCGACGGCCATCTGCAGGCGGCCCGGCCGGGCGAAGACTGGGACGGCTCACAACGGTTCAGTGGCGATGACCCGCTCGGGATGGGCGAGGGAGCGCAGGCGCTCGCCGACATCTCCGAGCTGGAGCAGCTCGCCGAGCAGCTCTCGCAGAGCTATTCGGGCGCGACGATGGACGACGTCGATCTCGACATGCTGGCTCGCCAGCTCGGTGACGAGGCCGCCGTCGACGCCCGCACCCTGGCGGACCTGGAGCGGGCGCTGATGAACCAGGGGTTCCTCGACCGCGGCGCCGACGGCCAGTGGCGGCTGTCCCCGAAAGCCATGCGCCAGCTCGGCCAGGCGGCATTACGCGATGTGGCGCAACAGCTGTCGGGGAGGCACGGCGAGCGGGACACCCGACGTGCCGGGGCGGCCGGAGAGCTGACCGGCGCCACCCGCGCGTGGCAGTTCGGTGACACCGAGCCGTGGAACGTCACCCGAACTCTGACCAACGCAGTGCTGCGCCAAGCCGGGACGGGAGAGCAGGCCGGGCCGATACGCATGACGGTCGAAGACGTCGAGATCTCCGAAACCGAGACCCGCACCCAGGCCGCGGTGGCGCTGCTCGTCGACACGTCGTTCTCGATGGTGATGGAGAACCGCTGGCTGCCGATGAAGCGCACCGCACTCGCGCTCAGCCACCTCGTCAGCACACGGTTCCGGTCCGACGCGTTGCAGATCGTCGCCTTCGGTCGCTACGCCCGCACCGTGACCGCCGCCGAGCTGACCGGGCTGGAGGGCGTCTACGAACAGGGCACCAACCTGCATCACGCGCTGGCACTGGCGACCAGGCACCTGCGGCGCCATCCCAACGCCCAGCCGGTGATCCTCGTCGTCACCGACGGCGAGCCGACGGCGCACCTGGAGGATTTCGACGGAGACGGGTCGTCTTCTGTGTTCTTCGATTACCCGCCGCACCCCCGGACCATCGCCCACACCGTGCGCGGATTCGACGAGGTGGCGCGGATGGGTGCGCAGGTGACGATCTTCCGGTTGGGCAGCGATCCCGGACTGGCCCGATTCATCGATCAGGTGGCGCGCCGGGTCGGTGGTCGCGTTGTGGTGCCAGATCTCGACGGGTTGGGCGCCGCGGTAGTCGGTGACTATCTGAGCGCCAAGCGGCGGCGCTGA
- a CDS encoding ATP-binding protein: protein MTSPNDLPRTVGELRASGHRERSVKAELRENLLAALASGAPVDEVWPGILGFEDTVIPQLERALIAGHDLVLLGERGQGKTRLLRALTGLLDEWTPVIAGAELGEHPYSPITPESIRRAADSGDDLPVAWRHRSERYTEKLATPDTSVADLVGDIDPIKVAEGRSLGDPETIAYGLIPRAHRGIVAVNELPDLAERIQVAMLNVMEERDIQVRGYTLRLPLDVLVVASANPEDYTNRGRIITPLKDRFGAEIRTHYPLELDAEVGVITQEAHLAAEVPDYLLQILARFARSLRESSSIDQRSGVSARFAIAAAETVAASARHRAAVLGEQGPVARVVDLASVIDVLRGKLEFESGEEGREQAVLEHLLRRATAETAQRLLGGIDVGPIVTAVESGSPVTTGERVSAREVLAAVPEVPAVAEIQQRVGAKSEGQRAGAIELALEALYLAKRIDKVSDQGETVYG from the coding sequence GTGACTTCACCAAACGACCTCCCCCGCACAGTCGGCGAGCTCAGGGCCTCCGGGCACCGCGAGCGCAGCGTCAAGGCCGAACTCCGGGAAAACCTGCTGGCGGCACTCGCATCGGGAGCTCCCGTCGACGAGGTGTGGCCGGGCATCCTCGGGTTCGAGGACACCGTCATCCCGCAGCTGGAGCGCGCACTGATCGCCGGCCACGACCTCGTTCTTCTGGGCGAACGTGGGCAGGGCAAGACGCGCCTGCTGCGCGCGCTGACCGGCCTGCTCGACGAGTGGACCCCCGTGATCGCCGGAGCCGAACTCGGTGAGCACCCGTACAGCCCGATCACCCCGGAGTCGATCCGCCGGGCCGCCGATTCCGGGGACGACCTGCCGGTGGCCTGGCGGCACCGCAGCGAGCGTTACACCGAGAAGTTGGCCACCCCCGACACCAGCGTGGCCGACCTGGTCGGCGACATCGACCCCATCAAGGTCGCCGAGGGTCGCAGTCTGGGGGACCCGGAGACCATCGCCTACGGACTGATTCCGCGTGCGCACCGCGGGATCGTGGCCGTCAACGAGCTTCCCGACCTGGCCGAGCGCATCCAGGTGGCCATGCTCAACGTGATGGAGGAGCGCGACATCCAGGTGCGTGGATACACGCTCAGGCTGCCCCTCGACGTACTCGTGGTGGCCAGTGCCAACCCCGAGGACTACACCAACCGCGGGCGCATCATCACGCCGCTGAAGGACAGGTTCGGCGCCGAGATCCGCACGCACTATCCGCTCGAGCTCGACGCCGAGGTCGGTGTCATCACCCAGGAAGCGCACCTGGCCGCGGAGGTGCCCGACTACCTGCTGCAGATCCTGGCCCGGTTCGCCCGCAGCCTGCGGGAGTCCAGCTCCATCGACCAGCGATCCGGGGTATCCGCCCGGTTCGCGATCGCGGCCGCGGAAACAGTGGCGGCGTCGGCGCGGCATCGCGCGGCGGTGCTCGGCGAGCAGGGCCCCGTGGCACGCGTGGTCGATCTCGCCTCTGTGATCGATGTGCTGCGAGGCAAGCTGGAGTTCGAGTCCGGTGAGGAAGGTCGCGAGCAGGCAGTGCTGGAGCATCTGCTGCGTCGCGCCACCGCCGAGACGGCCCAGCGGCTGCTCGGCGGCATCGACGTCGGGCCGATCGTCACCGCCGTGGAGAGCGGCTCGCCCGTCACCACCGGCGAGCGGGTGTCCGCACGCGAGGTGCTGGCGGCGGTCCCCGAAGTGCCCGCCGTCGCCGAGATCCAGCAGCGCGTCGGCGCGAAGTCCGAAGGGCAGCGCGCGGGCGCGATCGAGCTGGCGCTCGAGGCGCTGTACCTCGCCAAGAGGATCGACAAAGTCTCGGATCAGGGTGAAACAGTCTATGGTTAA